A region of Streptomyces sp. NBC_01788 DNA encodes the following proteins:
- a CDS encoding nucleoside triphosphate pyrophosphohydrolase, giving the protein MNRKGGYGKLVRDRIPQIIREKGAEPVTYVAGPEEYRNRLRDKLGEEVAEFLAADDTEAPEELADVLEVLHALAAVLGVDAGQLEKIREIKASERGGFADRIVWTGNR; this is encoded by the coding sequence GTGAACCGCAAAGGCGGGTACGGCAAGTTGGTGCGGGACCGGATTCCGCAGATCATCCGCGAGAAGGGAGCCGAGCCGGTCACCTACGTCGCGGGTCCAGAGGAGTACCGCAACCGTCTACGGGACAAGCTCGGCGAGGAGGTCGCCGAGTTCCTGGCGGCTGACGACACCGAGGCGCCGGAGGAGCTTGCGGACGTACTGGAGGTCCTGCACGCGCTCGCCGCGGTCCTGGGGGTCGACGCGGGGCAGCTGGAGAAGATCCGCGAGATCAAGGCGAGTGAGCGCGGAGGCTTCGCGGATCGGATCGTCTGGACCGGCAACCGCTAA